The Pleuronectes platessa chromosome 11, fPlePla1.1, whole genome shotgun sequence DNA segment CTAAGAGTCAAATCAgatttttatatatacagttttaaaataaagtgaatgagactatatatatttttttattgtttatcagTTAGAAATAGTGCTtacatatatattgtgtgtgtgtgtaacggtTAGAATTAGGGTTACATTTCTGTATGTCCTGGTTCTTTGTTTCAATTAATACTGCTTCCTAGTGGTATAAAGTGGTatataagaaaaatacaaaagcagTTGTTTTGTTATTCACACATCTATATACTTTAAAATAGCATATTTATGGTAATATTTCTGAAAATAGCTTAAAGAAAATGATCTTGGTAAAAATATTTTAGCCAAAGCCCAAGTCTTCTTATGAAATTTCagtagatctggatttttatttggatccagATTTAAAGATGAACCTAAAACCTCATGCCTCCACAAAATTGAATATCAATTGCTTGAGTAATTTTTGCATAACCCTGCTAACTAAcaagcaaacacagacaaaaacctAACCTCCTGTGTGGAGGTCATCAACTTCAAGTCTAAATGTATTTTGAACATGTATGTAATTTCCGATTCAACTATCCATTGACCCACAAACTTATCTCACAAGTGTGGTTGAGACCCCCGGATGGAGAATCAATGTTCTTTACCATTCCTAGGGCCCAGTAGACAAATCAAGCCTACTCTCATATGGGGAGTTTTAGCATTAAAGGTAAAATACAAAATCTCAGCTGGTTAGAAGAAGAAATGTGCTCACAACTTTATACATCCTCAAATTCATCTTCAATGCTCATAATTTTGATTTAATCCACTTCACTTTTAATTAATCAAAAATAGGGCTCATCATAATCATAGCTTTAGAACATGGTTTTTTGTCAAGGATTTACATTTATCAGCctagtttcttttatttcaattGATCATCACATATTGTATCTTTAAACACGTCTCGTATGGTTCCCACTAGATATCTCCTGACCATATACTAACCTATTTCTACTGTCCCTACTAATCGAGCAGAGGACACAGACAAGAGTGTCCAATAAAATCCATGTTCACTAAAGGAGCGTCTTTCACTTAATGTGAAGCCTGATCcagttgcatgtgtgttgtttgtgatcCAGACAATGTTCCAGTATGTGACCAGTCTGATGAAGCAGGGCTACCAGGAGGAGAGCAGCCGGCAGCGCCAGCTCACACTCTCCCCGCGGGACAGACCGGAGAGGAGCAACACAGCGCTAtgagcttcttcttctgcctcccTCAACGTCTCAGCACAGAAATGTGTCCCTGTACATACTGTATTTACTGTCTCGTTTTCTACGTCGCTCATGTTTACCGCAGTCACCATTTGCTGTTCGatcaaaaaacaataatcacaCGGTGAGTTTTTAACAATGCACTTTATTTCTGAAAACGCAACTTCTGCTGCGGTCCTCTTCCATGAGATCTGGACTCGGGAGCAGGGCGAGGCAACAGAGTGTCATGGCTGCGGCGCAACCTGCATTGTTAATTGTGATAAACTGAAATTATTATTAGATTTACAGCCAGTACTGTGTCTCTGTATTCATAACTCAAAAAGGACTACAATTATACTTACAAATAATAAGATTAACTGAAGCCATACTGTACGTTTTATTTCCCTCCAGTTTGAAAGCTTGGCATGACATGGTTCAAAAACAAGGGGGCCCATTATtacaagtgaaataaaaacataaaatactaTTTCATCTCCCCTCAAACAAATCCAGCCAGATGTAATACATCGaagtttgtcaaaataaaaacaaaaccttatTAAATTTAGCTCTGTATCGCTGTGGACCCATGCTGAAATTTCAAAGCGTGAAAATCATAATCTAAATAATGTGAAAATCTAAAATCCTTCAAGAAATAGCCGAATTGATAGATGCCAAGGCAGCTCACAGGTGAGCTTGCAATACAACATAAATAGGGACGTTTAACAATTAAATAGTATGAAAGGCAGTTAATCATTAGGCTCCGTGGATTGGGCTCCAGAGGTGACACGGCTGCTGATGACCTGGTTTCTGAAGCTGGGCCGCGGAGATTCACTACGGTTGACCTGCTTCATCTTGCTATAAGTTTCGAGACATCCTCACGTATCCTGCTCCAGATCAGCGATGTCACTGAACCGCCAGGGATGAGACGTTACCATGCAAACAATGGCGTGTTATCAAAGCAGTCACCGGGTGGATGAACAGTGATTCTGAGGCCTTGGATGATCGTGTAGAATGAGGCTGTTCCCATTACCCCCCCACTGATCGTACAGGCCAGTGTAGGTTAACCAAGGTCATGTTTTAAAGAGTCTGTTGCTCATTGGGTGGCTTTGGTTTTCTTGCTTTTgcttttcttgtctttcttcttAAGTCCATCCATGTGAGCTCTAAGGAGATTGGAGTACGcctgggggggagagagatgatGATTTAGTCACACAAGTGGCTCATTCATCCGAGATAAACAATTACGAGACAAGAGACGATGATCAATACATTTCTCTATAACATCAGGAGAACAGAGTCACAGGGTAATAGCCTCTtaacaatgaaaacatgacaAGAGCTCAACCTACCATTTGAAACTTGATTACTTCTTTGGTGCTGACCTGAAATCACAAGAGAAGAACGTTCAGCATCAACACTTCGTGGAAACCATAAACTGAACGGATGAAGAGCGTTCACATTCAAACATGAGAAAAACATATAAACTCACCACTGTGCTAATTTTCTTCTTGCCCTCAGACGCTCGGATGAGACACTTGTTGTCTGCAGGTTCAAACGACTCCGTGTTTCCTTTCCTGGGCACTGGTTTGGTCCTGCCGTCATCTGGTCATAGTGGACAAGCATCACGCAACATTAGCTCGTCACACTTCCTTCCCCATATAACATGAATGATGGCTGACAACAGCCAGGAGGAGCACACTTACATTTCTTCAGTGTGATGACGACACTGCCGGATGTTCTGCACTTCTGGAAGAGTCGCGTGAGCTCTGTGAGGAACTGAGGAGCACAGGAAATAGGGCTGACCTTAATGTTCCAGtttcatttcagaaatataATATAGATATCACAAATTATGACAGGTACTGTGGCTGATCTCAGAACAAAGAGAGAACATGTTTAATCATCCACTACacggttgttgttttttttacacctgGTTAAAACTAATACAACAGCCCTGTGTTCAGTCTCTTTTCAAGGGGTTAAAAGTTGTTTTAATGATGGTTTATTAACAAGCTGTGTCACATAGTCAGCCATACAGGAAGGTATAAGTTTTAGATACAGTATTTAAGAAAGCTAATAAGAAAAGCACATCACAGCAGTTATTCTGTCAGCAACATATGCCTGAGATTGGCTGACGTGACGTCCCTGTGCCAACTCAAAGTTTCACTGACGGTGTCTACATGTATGTCCACGTATTAAACTGTAGCTTTAAACTAGACTCAGTAGTTGCTACTCAGATTTAAAACAGTCTCCCGCGTGAGACTATCAATAAACAAGGAAGCAAAGTAACTGAGCGACATTACAGATTCCAGCTCAAATCTAAAGCGGCGTTAGCCTCAACCTAACGTTAGCAACCTGGCTAATGAGTCGGTTTGACGACTAGCTCGTCTACCGTTGATGGGATTAGCCTGCGAGCTGCTAGGCAGCATACACAGACCGTGTATGTTAGGCCATCAGTCAACACAGTAGAATTCGACACAGAGAATTGATGATTCTTACCGAGTCGTTTTCAAGCAGCACCATGATTCTCACTTCAGCTGTAGCCTCGCTTAGCCGCAAGCTAACTGCTGGGAAGCACACGTACTACACAAGCCGGAGCCCCGCCCCGCGCCCTCACAGCGGGGGAGGGGGTTTattcacagcgccacctgctgccTGGGAGGAAGACCAGCAGGCACACGCCTCAATCATATTTCTGAGAGTGAATTCAACATCAAACAATATAGACactttttagggcccgagcactgacaggcactgacagatagtcaaattaaaaatagtgtaagatattgtgcaatgaatgggtggttgaagtcctgccaacACGACAGCCTGCCAAactttatccatcactaccccttgcctttactgtcggcatctttatcagacagtgtgtaaaaatccctctctgctttctcttgccatctgtatatgagaccgagagctgttgtgttgcaggtatggcctgcccctttaaggaaagtttgcagtgtgtgacgtagtgcacctgggtattttgggaaagacgctaaaagtgtgtttataaggagaagtgacggaccacctagaggtgatgcgagtgttgctcttGTTGtttatccgagaaataaagtggccgcattccaagtaaagaaacatctcctcctccttcttgacGGAGCGGTCctgacggctggttaccggccagacagcgagccaagataaccagtgacaggggcggctcctggtacaggcgacataggagactgatttatcatgacgtgacacatgcaatgtaaaacaatacattaacggaCAGGTGTATCATTACCAGAAAAACGAAAAAGGCtttaggtgcaattggaaaaaacGACTTTATcgttaaatcaacaatttgaaaataaaatcactaaatacatcaaatatatatgatttaatgaaaatcaaatgtatttatagttagA contains these protein-coding regions:
- the srp14 gene encoding signal recognition particle 14 kDa protein encodes the protein MVLLENDSFLTELTRLFQKCRTSGSVVITLKKYDGRTKPVPRKGNTESFEPADNKCLIRASEGKKKISTVVSTKEVIKFQMAYSNLLRAHMDGLKKKDKKSKSKKTKATQ